Proteins co-encoded in one Candida albicans SC5314 chromosome 3, complete sequence genomic window:
- a CDS encoding uncharacterized protein (S. cerevisiae ortholog YLL032C interacts with ribosomes; repressed by alpha pheromone in SpiderM medium) yields the protein MIDNLYPLQQLAQTINDNAQGSNNRVKVLDPSIKNPLIMVSIQGDETFINDARHQILINYNRVGYKTLTLNEIEFMNINETFTDEMMKLCQRYEVEIIINNDINSFGGGDGGKQKSATTRKLEEEQIYSIHIVGKLDNITFCEASMRILIDSILNGYTIDCIDMELSMIPILGGIDLFNFHQIAKQTKANIYVPDLLPNLFNSQIITNNKDLKIWITAKNITELLLAKFILNKLIQNNNNNNNNNQQQQQQHLIMEKITMNKNKLDLMILNNQKNLLNIMFKYGVFIQLPNLGELKNSTILVQGCIKESVDDCVSDINGIATDYYTVDVVSPSIVNNDKMGLIQLMQQKKTCNVVMNEHGLQFNGRSDEIKLILKNLATNGNDVGNGNTCSAIKLRLELGNDQRDFISGKKNGKLIKILNQLQNIPKINFQTFNQYNFYIDIEVNSSSQSVVLILKTLDLLELELPSELKFNIPEVFHKSIIGNGGSIIQSIMKKYNVFIKFSSTKISSNNTNNVYSLKRTNNVLIKCPKKNSKNIKLVKYEIDQLVYKCCMNDSSMNPIIPITTVYHSIKFQLLKSHYLMLINNNKLGQITKLENDYQSFINFPSSIEDFKTSDNKLLIDMKGSESKVKHCAKQLKKILPNNYEFKVTFNPNKFNDTFVINKQDFENQIVIPFKILSGIEIIANETPIESNSNTTTTTTTNEQYHQFILSYFNENEQQDNINLDKAIVSLTLFLRERGFLINEKREMEFNPLIEPVVSSSPVKLQQSLFNPISPLPLQSITNFIDMRTATPQKGSVSPKKNSGQLQSPVKLQFSPNKSNNHNNRGGRQHQRNQSLCSPVKQQQVYYVSPVKQQQAYYVSPTKQQQQQQQGYYSPTKQQQFSPSKMQQYQYQQQYQYSPIKQPNFQQFYIPSPTETLVPTTPTTTRTRSTANTMTPYIYSI from the coding sequence atgattgataatttatatcCTTTACAACAACTTGCTCAAActattaatgataatgccCAGGGTAGTAACAACAGAGTTAAAGTTTTAGATCCATCAATTAAGAATCCATTAATTATGGTATCTATTCAAGGTGATGAAacatttattaatgatgCTAGAcatcaaattttaattaattataatCGTGTTGGTTATAAAACTTTAAcattaaatgaaattgaatttatgaATATTAATGAAACATTCACTGATgaaatgatgaaattatgTCAACGTTATGaagttgaaattattattaataatgatattaattcttttggtggtggtgatggtggtaAACAGAAAAGTGCTACTACTAGAAAACTTGAAGAGGaacaaatttattcaattcatatTGTTGGTAAATTAGATAATATTACATTTTGTGAAGCTTCCATGAGaatattaattgattctaTATTGAATGGATATACTATTGATTGTATCGATATGGAATTATCCATGATTCCAATCCTTGGtggtattgatttatttaatttccATCAAATTgctaaacaaacaaaagcAAATATTTATGTTCCTGATTTATTAccaaatttattcaattcacAAATCATTACTAACAATaaagatttaaaaatttggattACGGCTAAAAATATAACggaattattattagctaaatttattttaaataaattgattcagaataataataataataataataataatcaacaacaacaacaacaacatttaattatggaaaaaattaccatgaataaaaataaacttgatttaatgattttaaataatcaaaaaaatttattaaatattatGTTTAAATATGGagttttcattcaattacCAAATTTAGGTGAATTAAAGAATTCTACTATATTGGTTCAAGGTTGTATTAAAGAATCAGTTGATGATTGTGTTAGTGATATTAATGGTATTGCTACTGATTATTATACTGTTGATGTTGTCAGTCCAAGTATTGTTAACAACGACAAAATGGgattgattcaattaatgcaacaaaagaaaacttgTAATGTGGTTATGAATGAACATGGATTACAATTCAATGGACGTTctgatgaaattaaattgatattgaaaaatttagcaactaatggtaatgatgttggtaatggtaatacTTGTCTGGCAATTAAATTAAGATTAGAGTTAGGAAATGATCAACGTGATTTTATTAGTGGTAAAAAGAATggtaaattgattaaaattttaaatcaattacaaaacattcccaaaatcaatttccaaacttttaatcaatataatttttatattgatattgaagtaaattcttcttctcaaTCAGTggtattgattttgaaaactttggATTTATTAGAATTGGAATTACCTCTggaattaaaatttaatatcCCAGAAGTTTTCcacaaatcaattattggtaatggtggatcaataattcaatcaattatgaaaaaatataatgtattcattaaattttcttcaacgaaaatatcttcaaataatactaataatgtttattcattgaaaagaactaataatgttttaattaaatGTCCTAAGAAAAATtctaaaaatattaaattggTGAAATATGAGATTGATCAATTAGTTTATAAATGTTGTATGAATGATTCATCAATGAATCCAATTATACCAATTACAACTGTTTatcattcaattaaatttcaattattgaaaagtCATTATCTTATGcttattaataataataaattgggACAAATTACTAAACTTGAAAATGATTATCaatcatttattaatttcccttcatcaattgaagattttaaaactagtgataataaattattaattgatatgaAAGGATCAGAATCAAAAGTTAAACATTGTGCtaaacaattgaagaaaattttaCCAAATAATTATGAATTTAAAGTGACTTTTAATccaaataaatttaatgataCATTTGTGATTAATAaacaagattttgaaaatcaaattgttattccatttaaaattttatcGGGGATTGAAATTATAGCTAATGAAACcccaattgaatcaaacagcaatactactacaactactactactaatgagcaatatcatcaatttattttatcttattttaatgaaaatgaacaaCAGGACAACATTAATTTAGATAAGGCAATTGTTTCATtaacattatttttaaGAGAACGAggatttttaattaatgaaaaaagagaaatgGAATTCAATCCATTAATTGAACCAGTggtatcatcatcaccagttaaattacaacaatcattatttaatcCAATTTCTCCATTACCTTTACAATCAATTACTAATTTCATTGATATGAGAACAGCAACACCACAAAAAGGATCAGTATCTCCTAAAAAGAATTCAGGTCAATTACAACTGCCAGTTAAATTACAATTTCTGccaaataaatcaaacaacCATAACAATAGAGGTGGTCGTCAAcatcaaagaaatcaatcaCTTTGTCTGCCAgttaaacaacaacaagtcTACTATGTTCTGCCAgttaaacaacaacaagccTACTATGTTCTGCCAactaaacaacaacaacaacaacagcaaggATACTATCTGccaacaaaacaacaacaatttctgCCATCGAAAATgcaacaatatcaatatcaacaacaatatcaatataGTCCTATAAAACAACCAAATTTCcaacaattttatattCCATCACCAACAGAAACTCTTGTTCCAACTACTCCTACTACTACAAGAACTAGAAGTACAGCCAATACAATGACTCCTTATATTTATAGTATTTAG
- a CDS encoding bifunctional choline kinase/ethanolamine kinase (Ortholog(s) have choline kinase activity, ethanolamine kinase activity, role in phosphatidylcholine biosynthetic process, phosphatidylethanolamine biosynthetic process and cytosol, nucleus localization), with the protein MVVEEEGVTFINNNNWSKRAKKKKISPNNLIKKFKSLSFIYTLYTSPPQFMMEISPANIKEQSRSRSRSRTRNSTANSRSTSATRRPSLSSTHRRSLSSSSLNKLTITTTQVDQERSVPSVQVYLDNSLPLDFFKQDIIALTKTLKISKWHKRQLTINNLSINRISGALTNAIYKIEYHDESQNIHLPTLLLRVYGKNVDELIDRDNELAILIKLSQKRIGPRLLGIFSNGRFEQFLDGFITLNKEQIRDEILSQMLGRRMKDLHYKIELDAKDYESKQPTCWNLIDKWLKIFEQELLPGYLEVNYNLQDIFIVPFDQFKQIITKYKQWLFNKYDDKHFTNNYKFCHNDTQYGNLLLHESFNPKDIVVSTSDTTNSSNNIIDGEVTIKSTSNKKDTNLVVIDFEYSGANFPAYDIVNHFSEWMSDYHDPEKSYFIHQENYPNQLEQINLIKSYIEYDFQYPSSNLKTGKTPEDLINNTTNPISIIQYEIEKLYNECIYWRATVQIFWCLWGLIQNGPLKKPLNSNALSEQGINSTYNITVGGIENLDISDHTQDEIAGSNNDALIEEIITSSDDDFDYLKYANQKVALIFGDLIQFGIIDEKEVDEKYLSIIKYIDTKTFDI; encoded by the coding sequence atggtggtggaggAAGAAGGGGTTacatttatcaacaacaacaattggaGTAAGagagcaaaaaaaaaaaaaatttcccCCAACAATCTTATCAAGAAGTTTAAGTCTTTATcttttatatatacattGTATACTAGCCCTCCCCAATTCATGATGGAGATATCACCAGCTAATATTAAAGAACAATCACGATCCAGATCCAGATCAAGAACTAGAAATTCAACGGCAAATTCTCGATCAACTAGTGCCACTAGAAGACCTAGTTTATCTTCCACCCATAGAAgatcattatcttcatcatcattaaacaaattaactATAACCACCACACAAGTTGATCAAGAAAGATCAGTTCCTTCAGTTCAAGTTTATTTAGATAATTCATTACCAttagattttttcaaacaagaTATTATTGCACTTActaaaactttaaaaattaGTAAATGGCATAAACGTCAATtaacaattaataatttaagtATTAATAGAATTTCGGGAGCATTGACTAATGctatttataaaattgaatatcatGATGAATCACAAAACATTCATTTAccaacattattattacgAGTATATGGAAAaaatgttgatgaattaattgatagagataatgaattagccatattaattaaattatctcaaaaaagaattggacCTAGATTATTAGGAATCTTCAGTAATGGTagatttgaacaatttttaGATGGATTTATTACATTAAATAAAGAACAAATTAGAGATGAAATTCTTTCACAAATGTTAGGTAGAAGAATGAAAGATTTAcattataaaattgaattagatGCTAAAGATTATGAAAGTAAACAACCAACTTGTTggaatttaattgataaatggttgaaaatttttgagCAAGAATTATTACCTGGATATTTAGAAGTTAATTATAACCTTCAAgatattttcattgttccatttgatcaatttaaacaaattattacaaaatataaacaatggttatttaataaatatgatGATAAACACTTTAccaataattataaattttgtCATAATGATACTCAATATGggaatttattattacatGAATCATTTAATCCCAAAGATATAGTTGTATCAACATCAGATACTACAAATAGTTCgaataatattattgatggCGAAGTCACtattaaatcaacttccaacaaaaaagatACTAATTTAGTggttattgattttgaatattcTGGAGCTAATTTCCCTGCTTATGATATCGTTAATCATTTTTCAGAATGGATGTCTGATTATCATGATCCAGAGAAATCTTATTTCATTCATCAAGAGAATTATCCTAATCAATTGGaacaaattaatttaatcaaatcatatATCGAATATGATTTCCAATATccttcatcaaatttaaaaactGGTAAAACTCCTGaagatttgattaataatactactaatccaatatcaattattcaatatgaaattgaaaaattatataatgaaTGTATTTATTGGAGAGCAACAGtacaaattttttggtgtttATGGGGATTAATTCAAAATGGTCCATTGAAAAAACCATTAAATTCTAATGCATTATCTGAACAAGGTATTAATTCAACTTATAATATTACTGTTGGTGGgattgaaaatttggatATTTCCGACCATACTCAAGATGAAATAGCAGGCTCAAACAATGACGCTcttattgaagaaattatcaCTTcaagtgatgatgattttgattatttgaaatatgCTAACCAAAAGGTAGCATTAATATTTGGTGATCTTATTCAATTTGgtataattgatgaaaaagaagttgatgaaaaatatttatctataattaaatatattgataCTAAAACTTTTGATATTTAA
- the USO6 gene encoding Uso6p (Putative vesicular transport protein; transcript induced by filamentous growth; rat catheter biofilm repressed) has product MSFSTYVIIIGCAIGSIYYYLKNLELAKLRDDHAKLASHIETIQRNLDSNRDKLQVVEKLNSELIAKSKASASIETRAIAEDKANQEKLKTQLKDITKKYNDLIEEKIKLESQFKEKQLSIISEHNDKIKELQLSKESYESEVKNKLEKTFDFKLNTAIEQVVAGRDLQIQQLTDELSELKKVLEQEITDHNESKVTNERKLLELQQLKDETEKKYDDQTVLYDKLQLVNKLQLEENEQYIKDITAKEEEIESLQKKLKEMNADLTQVTKDLKDSKATIVEIENTTKDLKLSQELLHKHLSSEKDLKDELVAKVEKLEKDITSKQFILDEQDKKLSLIEQPLLVLEDYLEVLKETDDNFPHSLLDREKDVSKSIDNDSDVIKEEEVTFDDDVFSKKSIKVLSLAHKYIDILRQKTVSKRQLIEQQNKDIEDYKQQLMKVNSNNVILGCEIISNLQILQQELEKKEDKDSKVNGKIEEIKSIVNSFTSPVAPNKVSKEDITEKSQNAKTIVDETKDASTVKNQNNTTESSTDVISNTDYNDIDNSTTAETPFTESEKDTVSESLDTTTAPKTSTTNSDDDVAQLNDKKSIVSFGSFDEQIDEKTEESLRELKSLNRLSDKLEIKNSDTPNKSTNAAINDVQEKTKPEKVSTLLNDDDEQKVKTEVNVELKDKTEEEKKSEEINKLTPPDVVIDKDEPVKTLDESLGETKEIKKDTAVKPSTTTKEVSKNDSIVEPKTIKFHTEVKGETKSDSTTEPKVKETPKDTKEEIKTDAIVEPKVAKPIDESKDDIKKDSVSAEPKVVEPLDEHKEDKTETAKICTDTSTIAEQPPVKTEIVDSKKKEPEPLADDKTKASEDIKDVNKIEKKSGNKETMVDTKLETTLDKEVDTDSNIQEKKELFQIKEPVKDEKQIKEDLVKVETPSKDEEPAKVEVPSKDETPFKIQNIDSTTDNGKAKDEKDNVSKVDSNVDTKVVTKDDQDGIKKVEEKPVEKKDDDEGKKDNEKVTVHKDNEEEDKDKGVNEAKDKVQKDDDEEEDIDKDLVIVNKEEEDKDKDVKDDNKDVNKAVDNDKENENEEDDYNTDNENNTLKTPYDFEASPSPSPSISSQSSQSQKSSPSKKNKKKGKKKNKTTF; this is encoded by the coding sequence ATGTCATTTTCTACATATGTTATAATCATTGGTTGCGCCATTGGTAGTATTTATTACTACTTGAAGAATCTTGAATTGGCAAAATTACGAGACGATCATGCTAAATTAGCATCTCATATCGAAACTATACAACGGAATTTAGACAGTAATCGTGATAAATTACAAgtagttgaaaaattgaattctgAATTAATTGCCAAATCGAAAGCTTCAGCATCAATTGAAACTCGAGCTATTGCTGAAGATAAAGctaatcaagaaaaattaaaaacacaattaaaagatataactaaaaaatataatgacTTGATAGAAGAGAAGATTAAATTAGAATCTcaatttaaagaaaaacaacttAGTATTATTTCCGAAcataatgataaaattaaagaattacAATTATCAAAGGAATCATATGAAAGTGaagttaaaaataaattggagaaaacttttgattttaaattaaatactGCCATCGAACAAGTCGTAGCAGGCAGAGATTTACAAATCCAACAATTGACTGATGAATTGAGTGAACTTAAAAAAGTCTTAGAGCAAGAAATTACCGATCATAATGAATCTAAAGTTACCAACGAACGTAAACTTTTAGaattacaacaattgaaagatgaaactgaaaagaaatatgaCGATCAAACCGTATTATATGATAAATTACAATTGGTGAATAAATTACAATTAGAAGAGAATGAACAATACATCAAAGATATAACTgctaaagaagaagaaatagaatctttacaaaagaaattaaaggAAATGAATGCAGATTTGACTCAAGTAACtaaagatttgaaagattCAAAGGCAactattgttgaaattgaaaacactactaaagatttgaaattaagTCAAGAATTATTGCATAAACATTTATCACTGgaaaaagatttgaaagatgAACTTGTGGctaaagttgaaaaattagagAAAGATATAACTTCAAAGCAGTTTATATTAGATGAACAAGACAagaaattatcattaattgaaCAGCCATTATTAGTTTTAGAAGATTATCTTGaagttttgaaagaaaCCGATGATAATTTTCCTCATTCGTTATTAGATCGTGAGAAAGATGTGTCAAAATCTATTGACAATGATTCTGATGTtatcaaagaagaagaagtaacATTTGATGACGATGTATTTTctaaaaaatcaatcaaagtCTTATCATTGGCACATAAGTATATTGACATTTTAAGACAAAAAACTGTTAGTAAACGCCAATTGattgaacaacaaaataaagatattgaagattataaacaacaattgatgaaagtgaattcaaataatgttATTTTAGGTTGTGAaataatttccaatttacAAATATTGCAACAGGAActtgaaaagaaagaggaTAAAGATAGTAAAGTGAATGGCAAAATTGAAGAGATTAAAAGTATTGTCAATAGTTTCACATCACCAGTTGCCCCAAATAAAGTTTCCAAGGAGGATATTACCGAAAAATCACAAAACGCTAAAACTATAGTAGATGAAACTAAAGATGCAAGCACTGTAAAGAACCAAAACAACACAACTGAAAGCTCAACAGACGTTATCTCCAACACTGATTATAATGACATTGACAATTCAACAACTGCTGAAACACCATTTACAGAACTGGAAAAAGACACTGTATCAGAATCACTCgatacaacaacagcacCAAAAACTAGTACCACTaatagtgatgatgatgttgctCAATTAAACgacaaaaaatcaattgtatcATTTGGATCATTTgatgaacaaattgatgaaaagaCTGAAGAAAGTTTACGTGAATTGAAAAGTCTTAATAGACTTTCTGATAAACTTGAAATCAAGAATTCTGATACACCAAATAAACTGACCAATGCTGCCATTAATGATgttcaagaaaaaactaAACCTGAAAAAGTTTCCACTTTAttgaatgatgatgatgagcAAAAAGTAAAGACTGAAGTTAATGTCGAATTAAAGGACAAGACAGAGGAGGAAAAGAAATctgaagaaattaataaattgacaCCACCAGatgttgttattgataaGGATGAACCTGTCAAAACCTTAGACGAGTCGTTGGGTGAGACAAAGGAAATCAAAAAGGATACTGCTGTTAAACCATCTACCACTACTAAAGAGGTAAGCAAgaatgattcaattgttgaacctaaaacaattaaatttcaTACAGAAGTTAAAGGAGAAACCAAGAGTGATTCAACTACTGAACCTAAAGTGAAGGAAACGCCCAAAGAcacaaaagaagaaattaagACGGATGCTATTGTTGAACCTAAAGTTGCCAAACCAATCGATGAATCCAAGGATGACATCAAGAAAGATTCTGTTAGTGCTGAACCAAAAGTAGTTGAACCACTTGATGAACACAAAGAAGATAAAACAGAAACTGCAAAGATCTGCACTGATACATCTACAATTGCAGAACAGCCACCTGTTAAAActgaaattgttgatagCAAAAAGAAGGAGCCGGAGCCTTTGGCCGACGATAAAACCAAAGCTAGTGAAGATATCAAAGATGTAAATAAAATCGAAAAGAAATCTGGAAATAAAGAAACTATGGTTGATACGAAATTGGAAACTACTTTGGATAAAGAAGTAGATACTGATTCTAATattcaagaaaagaaggaaTTATTCCAAATTAAAGAGCCAGTAAAAgatgaaaaacaaattaaagaaGACTTGGTCAAAGTTGAAACCCCATCCAAAGATGAAGAACCGGCGAAGGTTGAAGTTCCATCCAAAGATGAAACACCATTCaagattcaaaatattgatagTACCACTGATAATGGCAAAGCTAAAGATGAGAAAGATAATGTTTCTAAAGTTGATTCTAACGTTGATACTAAAGTAGTTACCAAAGACGATCAAGATGGTATTAAAAAAGTAGAAGAGAAGCCtgttgaaaagaaagacGACGACGAAGGTAAGAAAGACAATGAAAAGGTTACTGTTCACAAGGACAATGAGGAAGAAGATAAGGATAAGGGTGTCAATGAAGCCAAAGATAAGGTTCAgaaagatgatgatgaagaagaagacatTGATAAAGACCTTGTTATTGTAAAcaaggaagaagaagacaaaGATAAAGACGTTAAAGACGATAATAAAGATGTTAATAAAGCTGTCGACAATGACAaggaaaatgaaaatgaagaagatgactACAATACCGACAATGAAAATAACACTTTGAAAACACCATATGATTTTGAAGCTAGTCCTTCTCCTAGTCCAAGTATTAGTTCTCAATCATCTCAATCTCAAAAATCTTCAccactgaaaaaaaataagaagaaaggtaaaaagaagaataaaacTACATTTTAA